In Nostoc sphaeroides, the genomic window AGTTCCTTCCAGTTTGGGTTCCCCCTTCAATGGTACTGATGTTGTCTTGTGTTATGACACGAGAATTATTGGGTAGAGTGCTATCAGGAGTAATTTGGGCAAAAGCGGAATTAACAGAGAAAGCGAATGTCTGCAATACAGCTTCGCCGATCGCACTACCCATCAACAACCAACTTCCCAATGCGAATTTCCAGCACCAATGCTGCCTATATCGCGTCATTCTCAACATTGCACCCCTTAAATAACCAGCAAGTAAACTACACCCTCTTATAAGGATAGATAGAAAACCCCCAGCAGGATTACGAGAAATAATTACGAATAGTTACAATGCGATGCCTGGGGTGGTCACTGAAGCTCACCCGTTCGCGCAGCGTCTCGTAGAGAAGTGCGGGCTACGCCAACGCACTACAAGTCTGCAATCAACCTCGCCTTCCTCAAAAAGAATTGCAACACAGTCTCTTCTCTAGAAATAATATCAACTGTTCCCTCCATTCCCAATTGCAACGCACATAGGTGTTTGTCCCTACCTAGAGAAAGGCTTTCTGGCTCAATTGTTACCTCATAGAACGCACCAACATCTGTCATCTTTTGACTAGGAGATTTTGTGGCGGTGGCATTAGCAGCATTCCCTTGAGGTGCGATCGCATCTGGGGAAATTGTTTTAACCTTGCCTTTGAGAGTACCATAATCTGGATAAGGACAAGCAGAAACCCGCATTTGTACCTTTTGACCTTGTTTTAACTTATTTTTATCCTGAAGTGCTACTGCTGCCTTAATCTCCAAGGAAGCATCACTGGGAACAATTTGGGCAATTTCCTGTCCAGCAGGAACAGTTTGACCAGAGTTTCGCAGGTTTAATTTAGAAATAATCCCGTCTGCTGTGGCAGTAATTATAGTCTGACTGAGGTCGATATTTACTTGTTGGAGTTCGCGGGTGTCACGCTCTAGCTGTTTTTGGATTTCAATTCGTTGCTGAATTAAAGCTTGGCGTTCTTTATCTAAAGTAGCAATGCTGGCTTGACCTGTAGCTTTTTCTTGGGCAATGCGATTATAAGCGATCGCTATTTGTGCATTACTGGGATTGAGAGCAGTTTGGACATTTTGCAATTTGGCTTTAGCTGCTAAGAGTGCTTGTTCTTGCTGGCGAACAGCTAGTTGTGCTTCCTCAAATTGATCTTGAGACAAGGCTCCGGCTTTGGCTACAGTCTCATAACGATTTCGCTTTGATTGGGCTGCTTTCAAACTAGCATCCGCAGCTTTGACATTGGCATCCGCTTCTTTGACATCAGTAGCGGTAGTAATAAGTTTATCTTGATAGTTGCGGCTGCGATCGCTTAATTCAGCTTCAGCACCAGCAATAACCCGGTTGACGCGCTCAGTTTCAGCTAAAACCTGGCTATTAATAGCATTAATTTGGGCATTAATTTGCAAGAGTTGTAAACGACTTTGCCCAATATTACTTTGCAGTTGGCTCTTTTTGGTTTGTAGCTTCGAGTTGTCAATAGTAGCAATCACATCCCCTTTTTTGACAACTTGATTTTCTGCAACAAAAACCCGCGTCACCTGACCTTCCGTAGCAGCTTGCACCAGCCGCAATTCACCAGCAGGGCGGACAACAGCTTGTCCTTTAACTGTCACTTTATATTTGGTAACAGAGGCGAGGGGAACGCCTAACCCCACAGCACAGACAAGAACTAGTCCGCCCCAAGTAGTCCAACGGCCAAGTGGCGGGAGAAACTCGTTGTCTTGAATTGGGGGCAAGTAGTCTGAGTTGGAATGGCTAATCATGCTATTTTATTTACTGATAGTGCTGAATTTACCGTTAGAGTTAGAGGATTTAGGCACTAAACCATTTGTAAATGGATCAACGCTCTCTAAAAAGTCTAAGTGTTCACCAGGTTGATGGCGGAGAGCCTCTGGAGTGCCTTGGATTTTCAAACGCCCTTCTTCCAGCAGTACAATCCAATCAGCCCGTCCAATGACTTTGGGGCGATGGCTAATCATAATTGTGGTTTTGCCCAGGCGATGAGACAGCAGTCTATCTAGCAGTTGGGCTTCACTCACTGGGTCGAGAGCGCCAGTGGATTCATCTAAAATTAATATGGGTGGATCAGTAACTATAGCTCTAGCGATCGCTAATCTCTGTCGTTGTCCACCAGAAAGATTCGCGCCAAATTCGCCTAAAACAGTTTGATACTTATCGGGAAGTTTACTAATAAACTCATCTGCACCAGCAATCTCGCAAGCTTGCACAATTTGTTCAAAGGCTATTTGAGGATAGCTGAAGCGAAAGTTTTCAAGAATTGAGCGACTCCAGAAGTGAGGTTCTTGAGGTACTAGCACCACCTGTTGCCGCAGACATTCCATCGAGAGGTCTTGCTGATTATAGATGCCATAGCGGATATTGCCAGATTGCAGGAAATATAACCCAGCAAGCAGTTTGGCAAGGGTGCTTTTACCACACCCAGATTTCCCAATCAGGGCAACGACTTGACCACCAGGGATAATCAGCGAAAAATCTTCCAGCAAGTCAACTCTACCTGCATGGTGGAAATTAAGGTTGGTGCAAGTAATATCTGCATTGCCCTTAAGTTCTGCCCAAGGCTTTTTCTCGTCTTTTTCATCTTCTGGGGTAGCATCAATCACCTCCGTCAGGCGTTGGATGACAATCTGGGCTGTGATAAACTCATCAACTAAGCCGATGACTGAACCCAAAAAGCCGAGAAAGTTGCCACTCATACCACTAAACGCTAGCAACTGACCAATGGTCAAAGTGCGATTAATCACCAAGTAGGAGCCTAACCACAGTAAGGCAATACTAGTAAAAGTAGAAATAATATTAGTAATTGTGCCACTGTAAAGCCCCAGCTTCATCATACTCCAGCCCAAGTTAGCAAGCTTACCATAATTTGCCTGATACTCTTGCCAAGCTTGGGGAGTGGCTTGAGTAGTTTTTAGCACCTGGACACCGCGAAAAGTTTCAACGAGAAAGCCTTGGTTTTCTGTACCCAACACGATCGCATTCCGGGTTTTTTGACGCAAAGCAGGAAGAAAAAGCAGGTTTACAAGGGTGACAATTATAAAGGCAGCAAGGGAAGCCAAAGTCAGTCCCCAACTGTAAAAGAGCATGAAGCCCAAGGAAACCAAGGCGATAAAAAATTGGCTGGGTAAACCAAGGACAATTTGAGAAACTAGCTCATTGATGTGATCAACATCGGCAATCCGGCTGACTACTTCCCCACTGCGTCGTCCTTCAAAGTACGAGAGGGGCAAACGCAACAGTTGTCGTCCGTATTCTAGAATCAGTCCTAATTGCAGTCGTTGACCAAAGTGACCAATTAGGTGAGATTGTACCAAACCGATCGCACTGCTAAATAGACTCATAGCGATCGCTCCAATCGCCACCACGGTTAGCAGTTGGGTATCTCCCCGCACAAGTACGTCATCAGTGAGCAATTGCATCATTAAGGGAGAGACAA contains:
- a CDS encoding HlyD family secretion protein, encoding MISHSNSDYLPPIQDNEFLPPLGRWTTWGGLVLVCAVGLGVPLASVTKYKVTVKGQAVVRPAGELRLVQAATEGQVTRVFVAENQVVKKGDVIATIDNSKLQTKKSQLQSNIGQSRLQLLQINAQINAINSQVLAETERVNRVIAGAEAELSDRSRNYQDKLITTATDVKEADANVKAADASLKAAQSKRNRYETVAKAGALSQDQFEEAQLAVRQQEQALLAAKAKLQNVQTALNPSNAQIAIAYNRIAQEKATGQASIATLDKERQALIQQRIEIQKQLERDTRELQQVNIDLSQTIITATADGIISKLNLRNSGQTVPAGQEIAQIVPSDASLEIKAAVALQDKNKLKQGQKVQMRVSACPYPDYGTLKGKVKTISPDAIAPQGNAANATATKSPSQKMTDVGAFYEVTIEPESLSLGRDKHLCALQLGMEGTVDIISREETVLQFFLRKARLIADL
- a CDS encoding peptidase domain-containing ABC transporter, giving the protein MKYQTVLQHSEEDCGAASLATIAKHYGRTFAISRIREVVGTGSRGTSLLGLRRGAETLGFNTRQVKASVQLLDQLHKAPLPAIIHWKGYHWVVLYGQKGKKYVIADPGVGIRYLTREELLEGWGNGIMLLLTPDDSRFYQQSDDKIGGFGRYLMRVLPYRAILIQAIAINIIIGLLSLVSPLMMQLLTDDVLVRGDTQLLTVVAIGAIAMSLFSSAIGLVQSHLIGHFGQRLQLGLILEYGRQLLRLPLSYFEGRRSGEVVSRIADVDHINELVSQIVLGLPSQFFIALVSLGFMLFYSWGLTLASLAAFIIVTLVNLLFLPALRQKTRNAIVLGTENQGFLVETFRGVQVLKTTQATPQAWQEYQANYGKLANLGWSMMKLGLYSGTITNIISTFTSIALLWLGSYLVINRTLTIGQLLAFSGMSGNFLGFLGSVIGLVDEFITAQIVIQRLTEVIDATPEDEKDEKKPWAELKGNADITCTNLNFHHAGRVDLLEDFSLIIPGGQVVALIGKSGCGKSTLAKLLAGLYFLQSGNIRYGIYNQQDLSMECLRQQVVLVPQEPHFWSRSILENFRFSYPQIAFEQIVQACEIAGADEFISKLPDKYQTVLGEFGANLSGGQRQRLAIARAIVTDPPILILDESTGALDPVSEAQLLDRLLSHRLGKTTIMISHRPKVIGRADWIVLLEEGRLKIQGTPEALRHQPGEHLDFLESVDPFTNGLVPKSSNSNGKFSTISK